In the genome of Pseudomonas sp. LBUM920, one region contains:
- a CDS encoding ATPase domain-containing protein yields the protein MEKLKRLQSGIEGLDALLKGGLVEGASYIIQGRPGSGKTILANQLGFHHANNGGRVLVATLLAESHDRLFQFLSTLSFFDSSKVGAEIQFVSAFDTLENDGLDEVVKLLRREISRQKATVMVVDGLLNARSKADSPIDTKKFISELQGHAAFAGCTVLFLTSSRLDDGSPEHTMVDGVIEMGEELYGTRSARRIQLRKTRGSGAMTGLHECEITDHGLVVYPRLESLYSHPSAPDSADMTRIASGVGSLDGILGGGLYSSSVSLVIGPSGIGKTTLGLKFLSESTVDMPGLHFGFYESPQRLRLKGQSLGIDIKAMEDSGALSIAWQPTTEGLLDGLGARLLSIVEEKGIKRLFIDSLSGMTRVSTNPARITDFFSALMNELRSRGVTVFASWEMRDLFGSEVSAPSSDLSSIVDNLMLMRFSENRDELSRTLSILKVRDSAYDPSRFEVVIQDQNVFLRKASSHEPSVITESSPGSIS from the coding sequence GTGGAAAAGCTAAAACGCCTTCAAAGCGGAATAGAAGGGCTCGATGCTCTGCTCAAGGGCGGATTGGTCGAGGGTGCTTCATATATTATTCAAGGACGCCCAGGGTCTGGAAAAACGATCCTTGCCAACCAGCTGGGGTTCCATCATGCGAATAATGGGGGCCGGGTTCTGGTCGCCACGCTGCTGGCAGAGTCACATGACCGTCTTTTTCAATTTCTTTCTACGTTGAGCTTTTTTGATTCATCCAAAGTCGGTGCCGAAATTCAATTTGTCAGCGCCTTTGACACGCTGGAAAACGACGGGCTGGATGAAGTAGTCAAGCTGCTTCGGCGTGAGATAAGCCGCCAAAAAGCCACCGTGATGGTAGTAGACGGGCTGCTCAACGCGCGTTCTAAAGCCGATTCGCCCATAGACACGAAAAAATTCATTTCAGAATTGCAAGGGCACGCCGCTTTCGCCGGTTGCACGGTGCTGTTTCTTACCAGCTCCCGACTTGATGACGGAAGCCCTGAGCACACCATGGTAGATGGCGTCATCGAGATGGGCGAAGAGCTGTATGGCACTCGCTCGGCACGTCGCATCCAACTGCGTAAAACCCGCGGCAGCGGAGCAATGACCGGTCTTCATGAGTGCGAAATCACCGACCATGGCTTGGTGGTTTACCCTCGCCTCGAAAGTCTTTACAGCCACCCGTCCGCCCCGGACAGCGCTGACATGACGCGCATCGCCAGTGGCGTTGGATCACTGGACGGCATATTGGGCGGAGGCCTTTACAGTTCCAGTGTGTCTCTAGTCATAGGGCCCTCCGGGATTGGTAAAACGACCCTGGGTCTGAAATTTCTGTCCGAGTCGACGGTGGATATGCCAGGGCTGCATTTTGGCTTTTACGAGAGCCCACAAAGGTTGCGGCTCAAAGGTCAGTCACTGGGTATCGATATCAAAGCCATGGAAGACAGCGGCGCGCTGAGCATTGCCTGGCAGCCAACCACCGAAGGCCTGCTGGATGGGCTGGGAGCACGATTGCTGAGCATCGTTGAGGAAAAGGGCATCAAGCGCCTGTTCATCGACAGTCTCAGTGGCATGACGCGAGTCTCGACCAACCCGGCGCGCATTACCGACTTCTTCAGTGCGCTGATGAACGAGTTGCGGTCCAGGGGCGTTACGGTTTTTGCATCCTGGGAAATGCGGGATTTGTTTGGCTCCGAGGTCAGCGCACCCAGTTCCGACCTGTCCAGCATCGTCGATAACCTGATGCTGATGCGGTTCTCTGAGAATCGCGATGAACTAAGCAGGACGTTATCCATTCTTAAGGTACGAGATAGCGCTTATGACCCCTCTCGATTCGAGGTCGTCATCCAAGATCAAAATGTTTTTCTGAGAAAGGCTTCAAGTCATGAACCTTCAGTCATCACTGAGTCATCACCTGGTTCAATTTCTTAA
- a CDS encoding LacI family DNA-binding transcriptional regulator, with protein MPAAITTPRDTPHAPITQEPVLADVARIANVSTATVSRYLNEPQRVSEKTRAKVRAAIDQLDWVPNAAARSLVSRRSYTIGVIVPTLEHEKFHQQLQAFQNRLGAQGLAVFVACSAYDPGEGYRQARGMLARGVDALALLGDDYPDALFDQLDAKGTPYVVTFGKRAGARHPCAGFDHGQAYAMITRRLLALGHQRFGIIFQSVTDNGRIQDRLQAVHATLAEQGLALRPQHQAIRAQSLNEGRVAFARASLQHIMSQQPAPTAIICGNDMLAIGALLEAQALGIAVPGQLSICGFDDIEIAAHSRPALTTVQVPDRQIGELAAQYLIDRLAGLACEAPPMLEVQLIERESTGAAPRQD; from the coding sequence ATGCCCGCAGCAATCACCACGCCCCGCGACACGCCTCATGCGCCCATTACCCAGGAACCGGTGCTCGCCGATGTCGCCCGGATCGCCAATGTGTCGACCGCAACGGTTTCGCGCTATTTGAATGAGCCGCAACGCGTCAGTGAGAAAACCCGCGCCAAGGTACGCGCGGCCATCGACCAACTGGACTGGGTGCCTAACGCGGCGGCGCGTTCGTTGGTTTCCAGGCGCTCGTACACCATCGGCGTGATCGTGCCGACCCTGGAACACGAGAAATTTCACCAGCAGTTGCAGGCGTTCCAGAACCGTTTGGGTGCCCAGGGGCTGGCGGTGTTTGTCGCCTGCTCGGCGTATGACCCGGGCGAAGGTTATCGTCAGGCCAGAGGCATGCTGGCGCGCGGCGTCGATGCGCTGGCACTGCTTGGGGATGATTACCCCGATGCGTTATTTGATCAGCTGGATGCCAAAGGCACGCCGTATGTGGTCACCTTTGGCAAGCGCGCCGGTGCACGGCACCCCTGCGCGGGGTTTGACCATGGGCAGGCCTACGCAATGATCACCCGACGCCTGCTGGCGTTGGGGCATCAGCGTTTTGGCATCATTTTCCAGTCGGTCACCGACAACGGCCGCATCCAGGACCGACTGCAGGCCGTGCACGCCACCCTGGCCGAACAAGGGCTGGCCCTGCGGCCTCAGCATCAGGCCATTCGCGCCCAGAGCCTGAACGAGGGGCGCGTCGCGTTTGCCCGCGCCAGCCTCCAACACATCATGAGCCAACAACCGGCGCCCACTGCGATCATTTGTGGTAACGACATGCTTGCCATCGGCGCATTGCTGGAAGCCCAGGCGCTGGGCATTGCGGTGCCCGGTCAATTGTCCATTTGCGGGTTCGACGACATCGAGATCGCGGCCCACAGTCGGCCAGCCTTGACCACTGTTCAGGTGCCCGACCGGCAGATCGGCGAACTGGCCGCGCAGTACCTGATTGATCGTCTCGCCGGGCTTGCCTGTGAGGCGCCGCCGATGCTGGAGGTGCAACTCATTGAGCGCGAGTCGACGGGCGCGGCGCCACGCCAGGATTGA
- a CDS encoding MFS transporter — protein MSQTPAHPIAPPRIRRQQTLALSLLVLSGLINYLDRGTLAVANEFVRADLDLSLGEMGILLSAFSWSYALCQLPVGALVDRIGPRWLLGGGLVLWSLAQAAGGLMSSFGWFLLARVLLGIGESPQFPSAARVVSNWFPLRSRGTPTGIFNSASPLGIALAPLCLSALIAALDWRWAFYLTGAAGLLVAVVWLVVYRDPVKDTLTEEERRYLYSDEPHVTPPKVTFADWRALFCHATTWGMMLGFMGSVYLNWVYLTWLPGYLRSARHMSLEMSGVAAAIPFLCGFIGALVAGWVSDRITRRSETAVLGRRNAMVVAMVGMVIFTIPAALVESNVIAVACICVVIFLANASSACAWSLATAVAPANRVASLGAIQNFGGFLGGALAPIMTGYIAQTWSFVPALLTGAAIAMIGALSYLFLVRHPIPDTPPACAVTAVAAHP, from the coding sequence ATGAGTCAGACACCTGCACACCCGATTGCGCCACCGCGCATTCGGCGCCAGCAAACCCTTGCCCTCAGCCTGCTGGTGCTCAGCGGCCTCATCAACTACCTGGACCGCGGCACGCTGGCCGTTGCCAATGAATTCGTGCGCGCCGACCTTGATCTGTCGCTGGGCGAAATGGGCATCCTGCTCTCGGCTTTTTCCTGGAGCTATGCGCTTTGCCAACTGCCCGTCGGCGCCCTGGTCGACCGCATCGGGCCACGCTGGTTGCTGGGCGGCGGCCTGGTGCTGTGGTCCCTGGCCCAGGCGGCTGGCGGCCTGATGTCGAGCTTTGGCTGGTTCTTGCTCGCCCGCGTGCTACTGGGGATCGGCGAGTCGCCGCAATTCCCGTCTGCCGCGCGGGTGGTGAGCAACTGGTTTCCACTGCGCTCACGCGGCACGCCCACCGGCATCTTCAATTCAGCCTCGCCGCTGGGTATCGCGCTGGCCCCGCTGTGCCTCTCGGCGCTGATCGCGGCACTCGACTGGCGTTGGGCGTTCTACCTCACCGGCGCCGCCGGGCTGTTGGTCGCGGTGGTCTGGCTGGTGGTCTATCGCGACCCGGTCAAGGACACGCTCACCGAGGAAGAACGTCGCTACCTGTACAGCGATGAACCCCACGTCACCCCCCCCAAGGTCACGTTCGCTGACTGGCGCGCACTGTTCTGCCACGCGACAACCTGGGGCATGATGCTCGGCTTCATGGGTTCGGTGTACTTGAACTGGGTCTACCTGACCTGGCTGCCCGGCTACCTGCGCAGCGCCCGGCACATGAGCCTGGAGATGAGCGGCGTGGCTGCTGCGATTCCGTTCCTCTGCGGGTTTATCGGCGCGCTGGTCGCCGGCTGGGTGTCCGACCGCATTACCAGGCGCAGCGAAACCGCGGTGCTGGGACGCCGCAACGCAATGGTCGTCGCGATGGTGGGCATGGTGATTTTCACCATCCCGGCCGCGCTGGTAGAGAGCAATGTCATCGCCGTGGCCTGCATTTGCGTGGTGATCTTTTTGGCCAACGCGTCCTCGGCGTGCGCCTGGTCTTTGGCCACCGCCGTCGCGCCGGCCAATCGCGTGGCTTCACTGGGGGCGATCCAGAACTTCGGCGGCTTCCTGGGCGGCGCACTCGCGCCGATCATGACCGGCTACATCGCCCAGACCTGGTCGTTCGTGCCCGCACTGCTGACCGGCGCCGCCATCGCCATGATCGGCGCCCTGTCGTACCTGTTCCTGGTACGCCACCCCATCCCCGACACCCCGCCCGCCTGCGCGGTCACCGCCGTGGCGGCTCACCCATGA
- a CDS encoding RidA family protein, producing MPTHTRIRMFNTKETYPNQSLDNDLCQAVRAGNTVYVRGQVGTDFDGNLVGLGDPRAQAEQAMRNVKQLLEEAGSDLSHIVKTTTYLIDPRYREPVYQEVGKWLKGVFPISTGLVVSALGQPQWLMEIDVIAVIPE from the coding sequence ATGCCTACTCACACGCGTATCCGCATGTTCAACACCAAGGAAACCTACCCCAACCAGAGCCTGGACAACGACCTGTGCCAGGCCGTGCGCGCCGGCAATACGGTGTATGTGCGCGGCCAGGTGGGCACTGATTTTGACGGCAACCTGGTTGGCCTCGGCGACCCGCGCGCGCAAGCCGAGCAAGCCATGCGCAACGTCAAGCAACTGCTTGAAGAAGCCGGTTCCGACCTGAGCCACATCGTCAAGACCACCACCTACCTGATCGACCCGCGCTACCGCGAGCCGGTGTACCAGGAAGTCGGCAAGTGGCTCAAAGGCGTGTTCCCGATTTCCACCGGGTTGGTGGTGTCGGCCCTGGGCCAGCCGCAGTGGTTGATGGAAATTGACGTGATCGCCGTCATCCCCGAATAA
- a CDS encoding cytosine permease produces MVTTATSSAPLIEKHTIGYVPPEDRHGKVRDLFTLWFGGNIAPLPIVTGALGVQLFHLNLVWGIVAILVGHLVGGVLMALHSAQGPQMGIPQMIQSRAQFGSLGALLVVIIAGVMYIGFFASNIVLAGKSLHGVVDSVPVPVGIVIGAIGSGIIGIIGYRFIHVLNRIGTWVLGAGIVLGFGYIFTHVQTTDFLTRGSFNISGWLATVSLAALWQIAFAPYVSDYSRYLPADVRVASTFWTTYLGSVLGSSLAFIFGAVAVLATPVGMDTMDAVKLATGAIGPLMLVLFLLSVISHNALNLYGAVLSIITLVQTFAYRWIPTAKSRAVISILVLAACAIAAVFASKDFIGHFVDMVLVLLVVLVPWTAINLIDFYAIHKGKYDIASIFRVDGGIYGKYNPQALLAYAIGIAVQIPFMNTPLYVGPISEHINGADLSWVVGLVVTSPLYFWLASRDSAYKRRMEGGKLVGGI; encoded by the coding sequence ATGGTTACCACTGCAACATCCTCCGCCCCGCTTATCGAAAAACACACGATTGGATACGTGCCCCCGGAAGATCGCCACGGAAAGGTAAGAGACCTGTTCACCCTGTGGTTCGGCGGCAACATCGCACCGCTGCCCATCGTCACCGGCGCGTTGGGTGTGCAGCTGTTCCACTTGAACCTGGTGTGGGGCATCGTCGCCATCCTCGTCGGCCATCTGGTCGGCGGCGTGCTGATGGCGTTGCACTCAGCCCAAGGCCCGCAAATGGGCATCCCGCAAATGATCCAGAGCCGCGCCCAGTTCGGCTCGCTCGGCGCCCTGCTGGTGGTGATCATCGCCGGCGTCATGTACATCGGTTTCTTCGCCTCCAACATCGTGCTGGCCGGTAAATCCCTGCACGGCGTGGTCGACAGCGTGCCCGTGCCGGTCGGCATCGTCATCGGCGCCATCGGTTCCGGGATCATCGGCATCATCGGCTACCGCTTCATCCACGTGCTCAACCGCATCGGCACCTGGGTGCTCGGCGCCGGCATCGTGCTGGGCTTCGGCTATATCTTCACCCATGTGCAGACCACGGATTTTCTGACCCGCGGCAGCTTCAACATTTCCGGCTGGCTGGCCACCGTGTCCCTCGCGGCGCTGTGGCAAATCGCCTTCGCACCTTACGTGTCGGATTATTCGCGCTACCTGCCGGCCGACGTCCGCGTGGCGTCGACGTTCTGGACCACCTACCTGGGCTCTGTCCTTGGCTCCAGCCTGGCCTTCATCTTCGGCGCCGTCGCCGTGCTCGCCACCCCGGTCGGCATGGACACCATGGACGCCGTCAAACTCGCCACCGGCGCCATCGGCCCACTGATGCTGGTGCTGTTTTTGCTCAGCGTGATCAGCCACAACGCCCTTAACCTCTACGGCGCGGTACTGTCGATCATCACCTTGGTGCAGACCTTTGCGTATCGCTGGATTCCTACCGCCAAAAGCCGTGCGGTGATCTCGATTCTCGTCCTCGCCGCCTGCGCGATTGCGGCGGTGTTCGCCTCCAAAGACTTTATTGGCCACTTTGTCGACATGGTGCTGGTGCTGCTGGTGGTATTGGTGCCGTGGACGGCGATCAACCTGATCGACTTCTATGCGATTCACAAAGGCAAATACGATATTGCCTCGATCTTCCGCGTGGATGGCGGGATTTACGGCAAGTACAACCCACAGGCGCTGCTGGCGTATGCCATCGGGATTGCAGTGCAGATTCCGTTTATGAATACGCCGCTGTATGTAGGGCCGATTTCCGAACACATCAATGGCGCGGATTTGTCCTGGGTGGTGGGGTTGGTGGTGACGTCGCCGTTGTATTTCTGGTTGGCGAGTCGCGACAGTGCGTATAAGCGACGCATGGAGGGGGGCAAGTTGGTGGGTGGCATTTGA
- a CDS encoding LysR substrate-binding domain-containing protein has product MAAYNLRQLRYFVTTAECGSVAEASRKLYIAQPSVSTAIKQLEDSFGVQLFIRHHAQGVSLTPSGARFYRKALELLRVAHEFEQNALADNDVVAGQIDIGCFETVAPLYLPRLIAGFKALWPGVEIRIRDGEQQELVQALTAGSIDVAMLFEHDLGGTIETTPLMPPQQPYALLPADHRFAQQARVSLADLVLEPMILLDVLPSRTYFVSIFEERGLTPNIVFSSPSIEMVRGMVGRGFGFSILVTKPFTEYTYDGQKVVCVPLAETVTGSGLSAVWLRRAPLTKPVQLFVDYCREELARLLG; this is encoded by the coding sequence ATGGCTGCCTATAACCTGCGCCAGCTCAGATATTTTGTTACCACGGCCGAGTGCGGCAGCGTCGCCGAGGCCTCGCGCAAGCTGTATATCGCGCAGCCGTCGGTCTCCACCGCGATCAAGCAACTGGAAGACAGCTTTGGCGTGCAGTTGTTTATCCGCCATCACGCTCAGGGCGTTTCACTCACGCCCAGCGGCGCACGGTTTTATCGCAAGGCGCTGGAGCTGTTGCGGGTGGCCCATGAGTTCGAGCAGAACGCCTTGGCCGACAATGATGTGGTGGCGGGGCAGATCGATATTGGCTGCTTCGAAACGGTGGCGCCCTTGTACCTGCCGCGTTTGATTGCGGGCTTCAAGGCGCTGTGGCCGGGCGTGGAAATCCGTATTCGTGATGGCGAGCAGCAAGAACTGGTGCAGGCGCTGACGGCGGGCAGTATCGATGTGGCGATGCTGTTCGAGCATGACCTGGGCGGCACGATTGAAACCACGCCGCTGATGCCGCCGCAACAGCCGTATGCCTTGCTGCCGGCGGATCACCGTTTTGCGCAGCAGGCCAGGGTGTCGCTGGCGGACCTGGTGCTGGAGCCCATGATCTTGCTGGATGTGCTGCCGAGCCGCACCTACTTCGTGAGCATCTTTGAAGAGCGCGGGCTGACGCCCAATATCGTGTTCAGCTCGCCGTCGATCGAGATGGTGCGGGGCATGGTGGGCAGGGGGTTCGGGTTTTCGATCCTGGTGACCAAGCCGTTTACCGAATACACCTACGATGGCCAGAAGGTGGTGTGTGTACCGTTGGCAGAGACGGTGACCGGCTCAGGGCTATCGGCAGTCTGGCTGCGTCGTGCGCCGCTGACCAAGCCGGTGCAACTGTTCGTCGACTACTGCCGCGAAGAGCTCGCGCGGCTGCTGGGTTAG
- the argE gene encoding acetylornithine deacetylase produces the protein MSTSRQLLQTLVGFDTTSRESNLQLIAFVRDYLAEFGVTSELVYNAQRSKANLFASVGPTQLPGIVLSGHTDVVPVDGQPWTVPTFELTERDGKLFGRGTADMKGYIACVLALVPALVEADLRLPVHIALSYDEEVGCLGVRSLLAVLEQRPVKPMLCIIGEPTELKPVLGHKGKLAMRCDVHGEACHSAYAPSGVNAIEHAAELIGELGRIGQRLREQQDSRFDPPFSTVQTGMISGGKALNIVPADCRFDFEIRALPSQDPGDVASALRAYAEQQVLPRMQAVSAQSAIRFTELSAYPGLVTDERSQAAQLIAAFSGSRDFGTVAFGTEGGLFDAVGIPTVVCGPGSMDQGHKPDEFVSVAQLQGCDAMLQRMLDSIRA, from the coding sequence ATGAGCACCAGCCGCCAATTGCTGCAGACGCTGGTGGGCTTCGACACCACCAGCCGCGAATCCAACTTGCAGTTGATCGCGTTCGTGCGCGACTACCTGGCCGAATTCGGCGTGACCAGCGAGCTGGTCTACAACGCGCAGCGCAGCAAGGCCAACCTGTTTGCCAGTGTCGGCCCGACGCAGCTGCCGGGCATTGTGCTGTCGGGGCACACCGATGTCGTGCCGGTGGATGGCCAGCCGTGGACCGTGCCGACGTTTGAGTTGACCGAGCGCGACGGCAAGCTGTTTGGTCGCGGCACGGCGGATATGAAGGGGTACATCGCCTGTGTGCTGGCGCTGGTGCCGGCGTTGGTGGAAGCCGACTTGCGCCTGCCGGTGCATATCGCCCTGTCTTACGACGAGGAAGTCGGCTGCCTGGGCGTGCGCTCCTTGCTGGCGGTGCTGGAGCAGAGGCCAGTGAAGCCGATGCTGTGCATCATCGGCGAGCCGACCGAACTCAAACCGGTGCTCGGCCACAAGGGCAAATTGGCGATGCGCTGCGATGTACATGGCGAGGCCTGCCATTCGGCGTATGCGCCGTCTGGTGTGAATGCGATTGAGCATGCCGCCGAGTTGATCGGTGAGCTGGGGCGGATCGGCCAGCGACTGCGCGAGCAACAGGATTCGCGCTTTGATCCGCCGTTCAGCACGGTGCAGACCGGAATGATCTCGGGTGGCAAGGCGCTGAATATCGTACCGGCAGACTGTCGGTTTGATTTTGAGATTCGCGCCTTGCCGTCGCAGGACCCAGGCGACGTGGCGTCAGCGCTTCGGGCCTACGCCGAACAGCAGGTGCTGCCGCGTATGCAGGCGGTGAGCGCGCAGAGTGCGATTCGGTTTACCGAGTTGTCGGCGTATCCGGGGCTGGTGACCGATGAGCGCAGCCAGGCAGCGCAGCTGATCGCAGCGTTCAGCGGTTCGCGGGATTTCGGCACCGTGGCGTTCGGCACCGAGGGCGGGTTGTTTGATGCGGTGGGTATTCCCACAGTGGTGTGTGGGCCCGGGAGCATGGACCAGGGGCACAAGCCGGATGAGTTTGTCAGTGTGGCGCAGTTGCAAGGCTGCGATGCCATGTTGCAACGGATGCTGGACTCGATTCGCGCCTGA
- a CDS encoding DUF1028 domain-containing protein has product MTFSIVARCADTGQLGIAISSSSIAVGARCPWLRPGVGAVSTQNITLPALGPDVLDLLEHGLAPAEAVDKALTRNGYSQYRQLTAIDHLGRSVHFSGSETLGTHHAVSGEQCVAAGNMLADRAVIEAMVTAFEQGEGQLADRLLAAMHAAIAAGGEAGPVHSAALVVVGELTWPIINLRVDWADEQPIGELQKLWDAYRPQVQDYIDRALAPDRSPGYGVAGDER; this is encoded by the coding sequence ATGACCTTTTCAATCGTCGCGCGCTGCGCGGACACCGGCCAGCTGGGCATCGCCATCAGCTCATCGAGTATCGCCGTGGGTGCGCGCTGCCCGTGGCTGCGGCCCGGTGTGGGCGCGGTCTCGACCCAGAACATCACGCTGCCGGCCCTGGGCCCGGACGTGCTCGACCTGCTCGAACACGGCCTCGCACCGGCCGAGGCCGTCGACAAGGCCCTGACCCGCAACGGCTACAGCCAGTACCGGCAACTGACGGCGATTGATCACCTGGGCCGCAGCGTGCATTTCAGCGGCAGCGAAACCCTCGGTACGCACCACGCGGTGTCGGGCGAACAATGCGTGGCGGCGGGCAATATGCTCGCTGACCGCGCGGTGATCGAGGCGATGGTCACGGCCTTCGAGCAAGGCGAAGGCCAACTCGCCGACCGCCTGCTGGCCGCCATGCACGCGGCCATCGCCGCCGGTGGCGAAGCCGGCCCGGTGCACTCTGCCGCCTTGGTGGTGGTGGGCGAACTGACGTGGCCGATCATCAACTTGCGGGTGGACTGGGCCGATGAACAGCCGATCGGCGAACTGCAAAAACTGTGGGACGCCTACCGCCCACAAGTGCAGGACTACATCGACCGCGCGCTCGCCCCCGACCGCTCGCCCGGCTACGGCGTGGCCGGGGACGAGCGATGA
- a CDS encoding PfkB family carbohydrate kinase, with product MADNRVICVGCALWDTIFSVDHIPSRGTKILPRQAVQAASGMATAAAASIARLGGPVALWARIGDDATGTMLLDDLSQSGVCTAWIRQVPGGRTPFSTILVDRDGERLVVPFIDPTLEADAAWLPLDDIAGAAAVMADMRWLQGAHAAFSAARRLGVPTLLDADVAAVQDLNALIPLADHVLFSEPALQLLAGNVPPEEALLALASRCEAKVIGVTLGERGSLIWQREAASTAVQHFTTPRIRAIDTLNAGDVWHGTYAYGLAHGWTLAERVRAASVAAAIKCEVFGGHRGAPTLAQLVARLGAEMSPC from the coding sequence ATGGCGGATAACCGTGTCATCTGCGTGGGTTGCGCGCTGTGGGACACCATCTTCAGCGTGGATCACATCCCGTCGCGCGGCACCAAGATTCTCCCCCGCCAGGCGGTCCAGGCCGCGTCAGGCATGGCCACCGCCGCAGCGGCAAGCATTGCGCGCCTGGGTGGCCCGGTTGCCCTGTGGGCGCGTATCGGCGACGACGCCACCGGCACAATGCTCCTCGATGACCTGAGCCAGTCCGGCGTCTGCACCGCATGGATTCGCCAGGTGCCTGGCGGGCGCACGCCGTTCTCGACCATCCTGGTGGACCGTGACGGCGAGCGGCTCGTCGTGCCGTTCATCGACCCCACACTGGAAGCCGACGCCGCCTGGCTGCCCCTCGACGACATCGCTGGCGCGGCGGCGGTAATGGCCGACATGCGCTGGCTGCAAGGGGCTCACGCAGCTTTCAGCGCCGCCCGGCGGCTGGGCGTGCCGACCCTGCTGGATGCCGACGTCGCCGCCGTGCAAGACCTTAACGCGCTGATCCCCCTGGCAGATCATGTGCTGTTTTCCGAACCGGCCTTGCAGTTGCTGGCTGGCAACGTCCCGCCCGAAGAGGCGTTATTGGCCCTGGCGTCGCGCTGCGAAGCCAAGGTGATCGGCGTCACCCTGGGCGAACGCGGCTCGCTGATCTGGCAGCGCGAAGCGGCGAGCACTGCGGTGCAACACTTCACGACACCCCGCATTCGCGCAATCGACACGCTCAACGCCGGGGATGTCTGGCATGGCACCTATGCGTACGGCCTGGCGCATGGCTGGACGCTGGCCGAGCGCGTGCGCGCCGCGAGCGTTGCCGCCGCGATCAAATGCGAAGTGTTTGGCGGCCACCGGGGCGCGCCGACCCTGGCACAATTGGTCGCGCGCCTGGGCGCAGAAATGTCGCCGTGCTAA
- a CDS encoding dihydrodipicolinate synthase family protein, producing MPRPAQPVIEGIVPVMLTPFDETGHIDFPGVDRLVEWYLGLGCDALFAVAQSSEMQWLSLDERTQLARHVVERVAGRVPVAVSGHISDCLETQVHELNAMAASGADAVVLVTNHLDPQRQGSKVFLDNLHTLLERLPVDVPLGLYECPAPYRRLLSDEELQACIDSQRFIMLKDVSCDLQVVKRRVALAQGSSLRILNANAAIAWDALQAGAAGFNGVFTNFHPDLYQWLRLHGAQHPPLAQELATFLVLAATTEGMGYPALAKIYHQRIGTFASIRCRVIDYDVRERHWALDAVLDKIVAGTEHFRARIRALDTLQATLPGEPRHGG from the coding sequence ATGCCCCGCCCTGCCCAACCTGTCATCGAAGGCATCGTGCCGGTGATGCTCACGCCCTTTGACGAGACTGGCCATATCGACTTCCCCGGCGTCGACCGCTTGGTCGAGTGGTACCTGGGCCTTGGCTGCGACGCGTTGTTCGCAGTGGCGCAGTCCAGTGAGATGCAATGGCTGAGCCTCGACGAGCGCACGCAACTTGCCCGGCATGTGGTTGAGCGAGTGGCCGGGCGGGTGCCGGTGGCGGTGTCCGGCCATATCAGCGACTGCCTCGAGACCCAAGTGCACGAGCTTAATGCGATGGCCGCCAGTGGCGCCGACGCCGTGGTGCTGGTGACCAACCACCTTGACCCGCAACGCCAGGGCAGCAAGGTGTTTCTCGATAACCTGCACACCCTGCTCGAACGCCTGCCCGTTGACGTGCCCTTGGGCCTCTACGAGTGCCCGGCGCCCTACCGGCGCTTGCTCAGCGACGAGGAGCTGCAGGCCTGCATCGACAGCCAGCGCTTTATCATGCTCAAGGACGTGAGCTGCGACCTGCAAGTGGTCAAGCGGCGCGTTGCCTTGGCGCAGGGCTCGTCGCTGCGCATTCTCAACGCCAATGCGGCGATCGCCTGGGACGCCCTGCAAGCCGGGGCCGCAGGCTTCAATGGTGTGTTTACCAACTTCCACCCCGACCTGTATCAGTGGCTGCGCCTGCATGGCGCACAACACCCGCCACTGGCGCAAGAGCTCGCGACCTTTCTGGTGCTGGCGGCCACCACAGAAGGCATGGGCTACCCGGCCCTGGCAAAAATCTACCACCAGCGAATCGGCACCTTCGCGTCCATACGTTGCCGGGTGATCGACTACGACGTGCGCGAACGCCATTGGGCCCTGGACGCCGTGCTCGATAAAATCGTCGCGGGTACCGAACACTTTCGCGCCAGAATCCGCGCGCTCGATACCCTGCAGGCGACACTGCCGGGAGAACCGCGCCATGGCGGATAA